Part of the Bradyrhizobium sp. AZCC 1721 genome, CGTGCTGGTCGGCTCGATGATCCTGCTCGGGCTGCACTGGCCGGTGTTAGGTGCGGTCATCGCGGTCGGCACGGTTATCTATGTCTCGATGACGATGGCGTTCTCGGTGAACTACATCGCACCGGCTGCGCGCGTCTCCAACGCCTGGGACACCAAGGTCGGCGGGACGCTGGCGGACGCATTGACCTGCAACGCGGTAGTAAAATCCTTCGGCGCGGAAGCGCGCGAGGATGCGCGGCTGGCCGGCGTTGTCGGACGCTGGCGCACGCGCGTGCGTCGGACGTGGTACCGCTATAACTACACCTCGACGGCGCAACTTGCGGTGCTGTTGTGCTTTCGCGGCTCCGTGATCGGCGGGGCGATCCTGTTGTGGATCGCCGGCCGCGCCACGCCGGGCGACGTCACCTATGTGCTGACCAGCTATTACATCATTCATGCTTATCTGCGTGACGTCGGCATGCACATCAACAACTTGCAGCGTTCAGTCAACGACATGGAGGAGCTGGTCGCGATTCACGACGAGCCGATCGGCATCGCCGATGCGCCGGATGCCAAGCCGATCGACATCCAGGGTGGCCGCATCGTGTTCGACGATGTGACGTTCCACTACGGCGGCCACCGCGCGCCGCTGTATGACGGACTATCGGTCGAGATCCGCGCCGGCGAACGGGTCGGCCTGGTCGGCCGCTCCGGCTCCGGCAAGACCACTTTCGTCAAGCTGGTGCAACGGCTCTACGATATTGGCGGCGGGAAAATACTGATCGACGGTCAGGATGTCGCGAAAGCCACGCAGCAATCGCTGCGCAGCCAGATCGCGATCGTGCAGCAGGAGCCGATCCTGTTTCACCGCACGCTGGCCGAGAACATCGCCTATGGCCGGCCCGGCGCCAGCATAGCGGCGATCGAGCAGGCGGCGCGGCTTGCCAACGCGCATGACTTCATCCTGCGGCTGCCGAAGGGCTACGGCACGCTGGTCGGCGAGCGCGGCGTCAAGCTGTCGGGCGGCGAACGGCAGCGCGTCGCGCTGGCACGCGCGTTTCTGGCGGACGCGCCGGTGCTGATCCTGGACGAGGCAACCTCGAGCCTTGATTCAGAGTCAGAGGGCCTGATCCAGCAGGCGATGGAGCGACTGATGAAGGGACGCACCTCGATTGTGATCGCGCACCGGCTGTCGACGGTGCGCAGCCTCGACCGCATCCTGGTGTTCGACCGCGGCGAGATCGTCGAGCAGGGCACGCATGCGGCGCTGACGGCGCGCCCCGGCGGCATCTATCGCGGGCTGTTCGAGCTGCAGGCGACCGAATTCAGCCGCATCTCGGCGGCGGAGTGAGAGCCACATTGTTGCGAACCCGATCGATGTCGGAATATGTTTTCCGGCATCGAGAGGGGCTCGCGCGATGCGCTGGTTTCGATCAGGACGCCGCGAGTTGAGGCGGCTCGCGATCTCGCTGCGGCAGTGAGGGCGCCGGCTTGGCCCGCGTGCGCGTCGAAATGGCGACCATCACCACGACGGCAGCAGCGAATAGCAGGATCTGCAGCGTGATGGTCTCGCCGTTGAAGAACGCCGCGAGCGCAAAGGTGACGAAGGGTTGCAGCAACTGGATCTGCGAAACCCGCGCGATGCCGCCCATCGCTAGCCCCGCATTCCACGCAAAGAAGCCGATCCATTGCGAGAACAATGCGACATAGAGCAGCCCGAGCCAGGGTTTCAGCGCGATGTGGGTGATATCGGCTGGCATGGTCAGCATGGCTGCCGGGATCGACAGCGGCAGCGCAATCACCAGAATCCAGCTTATGACCTCCCAGCCCGGCATTTGCGAGGTGAGCCGGCCGGAGAATGCGTAGCCGATCGCGGCGACGGCCACCGATGCGAACAGGAATAAATCACCGGCGACCAGCGCGCCGCCGCCTTGCCGCAACGCGAATGCGATCACCAGCGCGGCCCCGGCCACGGAAGCGATCCAGAACAGCGGGCGCGGCCGCTCATGGGTGATGGCGACGGCGACCAGCGCAGTGGCGATCGGCAGTACGCCCAGCACCACGCCGCCATGCGAGGCGTCGACCCTCTGCATGCCCATCGACATCAACAGCGGAAACAGGATCGCGACGCAAAGCATCGCAATGATCAGTTGCAGCCACAGCGCGCGGGGCGGCAGCGGTCGGCGTAACACGAGAAGGAGCGCCAGCGAGCACAGCCCGGCGATCGCGGTGCGCAGCGAAGTCAGTGCAATCGGATCAATTTCGGCAACCGCAATCCGCGTCGCCGGCAGCGTGCCGCCGAAGATCGCCATGCCGATGAAGCCCAGCAACAGGCCGAGGCGCTCGCGCGAAGCAGGAGAGCTCATGACGCGATTGGTTAGCCGCTTTGCAGGTCAGCGTACAGCAATCTACTCGGAGCACATGGCGGCTATGCGCGCCTATCTCGGAGCAATGCTGCTCCACACCAATCCGACCCCGGATAGAAACAGCAGAGCCAGCACGACGTCGTAGAAGTTTCGGTCATTCAGGGCGTGATAGGTGCGCATGCCGAGACGGGCGCCGATCAGCGTGCCGGGCAGCGCCAGCATCGCCAGCCAGAACACGTCCAGTTTGACGAAACCGCTGGCGATCTGCAGGCAGAGCGCGGCGCCGAGCACGCTGCCATTGAAGATCTGAAAAACGCCGCGGCGCTGGTCCTTGGTCCAGCCGCGGATACTCGCCCACAGGGTCGGCAGTGGGCCCGACAGGCCGGCGAGGCCGCCGAGGATGCCGCCGGCAAACCCGATAGCTGCGTCTGCCGGCCGGCCGCCGAAGCGGAAGGCCATCGGCTTGCGGATGAAATAGAGTGCGGTGGGAAATACCAGCAGCATCACGCCGACGCTGAGCTTGAAGTTTTGCGGGTCGGCGCGCGCGACCAGCAGCGCCCCGATCGGCATGCCGACAAGACCGCCGGCGACGAACGGCCACGCCAGCTTGAAGTCGAGAACTTTCCACATCGACGGCAGCGTCGAGATCTGCGAGCTCACCGAGCAGATCAGGACCAGCGGCACGGCAATGGCCGGCGGCAAGATGTAGAGCCAGATCCCCAGCGCCATCAGCGCCGTGCCGAAACCGGCAAGTCCGGAGACAAAACCGCCGGCGAGCGCGCCGGCAAGCAGGATGACGTAGGTGGCTAATTCCACTCTTCTCTTTCCCTCCCATCATTCCGGTGCGGTGCGCAGCATCGAACTATGGTGCGCAATCGCGCACCTGAGGTCTGGTCCTTCGGACCATGCCGGAATGGGACGACGTTTGAATTTACGCCGACGTTTACACGAGGCGACGGGCAGGTACTATCGCAATCGACGCCTTCAACAATAACCTAGTGGAAACGTCCCAATGAGCTCGACTTTTTCGAAAACCTTCCTCGTCTGTCACGGCGCGTGGTCCGCGGGTTGGGCCTGGAAGAAGATGCATCCGCTGATGCAGGCCGCCGGGCATCGCCTGATCACGCCAACCTACAGCGGTCTCGGCGAGCGCGCGCATCTGGCGCATCCGGGCATCGATCTCAATTCGCATATCGAAGACGTACTTGCCGTCATCAGGTATGAAGATCTGCGCGACTTCGTGCTGATCGGCCACAGCTACGGCGGCATGGTCGCGACCGGCGTCGCCGA contains:
- a CDS encoding ABC transporter ATP-binding protein, whose amino-acid sequence is MTVQRDKRPAAIRVVIPFVFRHWLQQPGRAAVVTGGLLGATAADLFMPIFSGRLVDALTLGASDTGARQAAFAAFGGIVALGLMSMILRLTGLQAIVPFTLTTMSDVSRDAFARVQRFSTDWHANSFAGSTVRKITRGMWALDLLNDTILMALLPSLLVLVGSMILLGLHWPVLGAVIAVGTVIYVSMTMAFSVNYIAPAARVSNAWDTKVGGTLADALTCNAVVKSFGAEAREDARLAGVVGRWRTRVRRTWYRYNYTSTAQLAVLLCFRGSVIGGAILLWIAGRATPGDVTYVLTSYYIIHAYLRDVGMHINNLQRSVNDMEELVAIHDEPIGIADAPDAKPIDIQGGRIVFDDVTFHYGGHRAPLYDGLSVEIRAGERVGLVGRSGSGKTTFVKLVQRLYDIGGGKILIDGQDVAKATQQSLRSQIAIVQQEPILFHRTLAENIAYGRPGASIAAIEQAARLANAHDFILRLPKGYGTLVGERGVKLSGGERQRVALARAFLADAPVLILDEATSSLDSESEGLIQQAMERLMKGRTSIVIAHRLSTVRSLDRILVFDRGEIVEQGTHAALTARPGGIYRGLFELQATEFSRISAAE
- a CDS encoding DMT family transporter, giving the protein MSSPASRERLGLLLGFIGMAIFGGTLPATRIAVAEIDPIALTSLRTAIAGLCSLALLLVLRRPLPPRALWLQLIIAMLCVAILFPLLMSMGMQRVDASHGGVVLGVLPIATALVAVAITHERPRPLFWIASVAGAALVIAFALRQGGGALVAGDLFLFASVAVAAIGYAFSGRLTSQMPGWEVISWILVIALPLSIPAAMLTMPADITHIALKPWLGLLYVALFSQWIGFFAWNAGLAMGGIARVSQIQLLQPFVTFALAAFFNGETITLQILLFAAAVVVMVAISTRTRAKPAPSLPQRDREPPQLAAS
- a CDS encoding sulfite exporter TauE/SafE family protein yields the protein MELATYVILLAGALAGGFVSGLAGFGTALMALGIWLYILPPAIAVPLVLICSVSSQISTLPSMWKVLDFKLAWPFVAGGLVGMPIGALLVARADPQNFKLSVGVMLLVFPTALYFIRKPMAFRFGGRPADAAIGFAGGILGGLAGLSGPLPTLWASIRGWTKDQRRGVFQIFNGSVLGAALCLQIASGFVKLDVFWLAMLALPGTLIGARLGMRTYHALNDRNFYDVVLALLFLSGVGLVWSSIAPR